A genomic stretch from Marinimicrobium sp. C6131 includes:
- the fliI gene encoding flagellar protein export ATPase FliI — protein sequence MRDDAVPPGARSPLLERLRGFGPTGVPDAPKPEAEGRLTRSVGMTLEAVGLNVSVGRQCQVINRDGRRIEAEVVGFDDDIVYLMPVKRVEGLQPGARVIPISTHQGMRVGPRLLGRVVNGLGQPLDDAGPLRGDDFLDFAPHDINPLKRHPISEPLDVGIRAINALITVGRGQRLGLFAGSGVGKSVLMGMMTKYTTADVVVVGLVGERGREVKEFIDHILGAEGMARAVVVASPADDAPLMRLRAAQLCSRIAEYYRDQGKNVLLLMDSLTRFAQAQREISLAIGEPPATKGYPPSVFAKIPQLVERAGNAARGEGSITAFYTVLSEGDDLQDPIADAARAILDGHIVLSRRLAEEGVYPAIDVEASISRAMPNIVDESHLKSMQRFKQLLSRYQQNRDLINIGAYTPGADPETDAAIERFPHLRAFIQQGLGQAVQLDESVNHLQRTLQPSGPSGTVPGRGQPGSGSAGAGPRRGPLAAQHSGRGQR from the coding sequence GTGAGAGATGACGCTGTTCCACCCGGTGCCCGTTCGCCACTGCTGGAACGACTGCGCGGTTTCGGCCCGACCGGAGTACCCGACGCCCCGAAACCGGAAGCCGAAGGCCGTCTGACCCGGTCGGTGGGCATGACCCTTGAAGCCGTTGGACTCAACGTATCCGTGGGACGCCAATGCCAGGTGATCAATCGGGATGGCCGCCGGATTGAAGCGGAAGTGGTCGGCTTTGACGACGACATTGTCTATCTGATGCCCGTCAAGCGCGTCGAGGGCCTGCAGCCCGGCGCCCGGGTCATTCCCATATCCACACATCAGGGCATGCGTGTGGGTCCCCGTTTGCTCGGCCGGGTGGTCAACGGCCTGGGGCAGCCGCTGGACGATGCGGGGCCACTGCGGGGCGACGATTTTCTGGACTTTGCGCCGCACGACATCAATCCGCTCAAACGCCACCCGATCAGTGAACCCCTGGATGTGGGGATACGGGCAATCAACGCCCTGATCACCGTGGGGCGCGGGCAACGCCTCGGCCTGTTTGCCGGCAGCGGCGTCGGCAAGAGCGTTCTGATGGGCATGATGACCAAATACACCACGGCGGATGTGGTGGTGGTCGGCCTGGTGGGCGAGCGGGGCCGCGAGGTCAAGGAGTTCATTGACCATATTCTCGGCGCCGAGGGGATGGCACGTGCGGTGGTGGTGGCTTCGCCGGCGGATGATGCCCCTTTGATGCGGCTTCGGGCGGCCCAGTTGTGCAGCCGGATTGCCGAGTATTATCGGGACCAGGGAAAGAATGTTTTATTGTTGATGGATTCCCTGACCCGCTTCGCCCAGGCGCAACGGGAGATTTCCCTGGCCATCGGCGAGCCGCCGGCTACCAAGGGCTATCCGCCTTCCGTGTTTGCGAAGATCCCCCAACTGGTCGAGCGGGCCGGGAACGCGGCTCGGGGAGAAGGGTCGATTACCGCCTTCTACACGGTGCTCTCCGAGGGGGATGATCTGCAGGACCCGATTGCGGATGCCGCCCGGGCCATTCTGGATGGGCACATTGTGCTGTCCCGTCGGCTGGCGGAGGAGGGCGTTTATCCCGCCATCGATGTCGAGGCGTCCATCAGCCGGGCGATGCCCAATATCGTTGACGAGTCCCACCTGAAGTCCATGCAGCGATTCAAGCAGTTGCTGTCCCGCTATCAGCAGAATCGGGACCTGATCAACATTGGCGCCTATACGCCGGGGGCGGATCCTGAAACCGATGCGGCCATTGAGCGGTTCCCCCATCTCAGAGCGTTTATTCAGCAGGGGCTGGGGCAGGCGGTGCAACTGGATGAAAGTGTCAATCATCTGCAGCGCACCCTGCAGCCGTCGGGGCCGTCGGGCACGGTGCCGGGCCGAGGGCAGCCGGGAAGCGGGTCCGCCGGCGCGGGGCCGCGTCGTGGGCCGCTGGCGGCTCAGCACAGCGGCCGGGGACAGCGCTAA
- a CDS encoding STAS domain-containing protein, whose amino-acid sequence MAITSTLSADGTLLTIYIQGRFDFSSHQDFRGSYERLEKAPERYRVDLQETTYLDSSALGMLLLLRDHAGGDRANIEIRNCSPDVRKILTISNFEQLFDIQ is encoded by the coding sequence ATGGCGATAACCTCCACCCTGTCCGCCGACGGTACCCTGCTCACCATCTATATTCAGGGCCGGTTCGATTTCAGTTCGCACCAGGATTTCCGGGGCTCGTACGAGCGTCTGGAGAAAGCGCCGGAACGCTATCGGGTGGACCTTCAGGAAACGACCTACCTGGACAGCTCCGCCCTGGGGATGTTGTTGCTGTTACGTGATCACGCCGGTGGTGACCGGGCGAATATCGAAATCCGGAACTGTAGCCCGGACGTCAGGAAAATTCTGACCATATCCAATTTCGAACAGTTATTCGATATCCAGTAA
- a CDS encoding flagellar assembly protein FliH, whose protein sequence is MTTKKLANRIPAEELEHYQTWVLPPIHGEQDRVLPSAEREARQRAEEAERRKGEKIEDVDYDGGSSGLSAEEMQRLVDAAEQEGREQGYQAGFEQGRAEGYEAGQQKGWEEMRQKLAAEQQRFQHLVQSLREPLAEQEDALEQWLLEAVCALTRSLVTRELLTDSSHIMEPVRAAVAALPAGAEHLHIYLNPDDLALVEAYAEEHRLAWTFHADEDLLPGGCRVETKESQVDFSVEHRLAQQLDAFVNRQLGSDTQVSDDDGYGDEALRRDHETGHSPTEGNETP, encoded by the coding sequence ATGACCACCAAAAAACTTGCCAACCGGATTCCCGCCGAAGAGCTAGAGCACTATCAGACGTGGGTTCTGCCGCCGATTCACGGTGAACAGGACCGTGTGTTGCCCAGTGCGGAGCGTGAAGCTCGCCAGCGCGCCGAGGAAGCGGAACGGCGCAAAGGCGAGAAAATTGAAGATGTGGACTACGACGGTGGCAGCAGTGGCTTGAGCGCCGAAGAAATGCAGCGCCTGGTGGATGCCGCCGAACAGGAGGGCCGCGAGCAGGGCTACCAGGCCGGCTTCGAGCAGGGACGCGCTGAAGGGTATGAGGCGGGCCAGCAGAAAGGCTGGGAGGAGATGCGTCAGAAACTGGCCGCTGAACAACAGCGCTTTCAGCACCTGGTGCAGTCTCTTCGGGAGCCTCTGGCGGAGCAGGAAGACGCGCTGGAGCAGTGGTTGCTTGAGGCGGTCTGTGCGCTGACACGCAGCCTGGTGACGCGGGAGTTGCTGACGGACTCCAGTCATATCATGGAGCCGGTTCGCGCGGCCGTGGCGGCATTGCCCGCCGGTGCCGAACACTTGCATATTTACCTCAATCCCGATGATCTTGCACTGGTGGAAGCTTACGCCGAGGAGCATCGCCTCGCTTGGACTTTTCACGCCGATGAGGACCTGTTGCCCGGTGGTTGCCGGGTGGAAACCAAAGAAAGCCAGGTGGACTTCTCCGTTGAACACCGACTGGCCCAGCAGTTGGACGCCTTCGTGAACCGTCAGTTGGGTAGTGATACCCAGGTGAGTGACGACGACGGGTATGGTGATGAGGCGCTGCGGCGCGATCACGAGACCGGTCACAGCCCGACCGAAGGGAACGAAACACCGTGA
- a CDS encoding Hpt domain-containing protein, producing MSSETHLNREVLTTLQDVMDDQFPVLINTFLADSEERIRQLQRALAAQDSDTVWRQAHSFKGSCNNLGAERLAELCQGMEARGRAGEIEGLEQALVSVQEEFAKLKVTLNSFAG from the coding sequence ATGAGTTCGGAAACCCACCTCAATCGTGAGGTTCTGACGACACTGCAGGACGTGATGGACGATCAGTTTCCGGTGTTGATCAATACCTTTCTGGCAGACTCGGAAGAGCGTATTCGTCAACTTCAACGGGCGCTGGCGGCTCAGGATAGTGACACCGTGTGGCGTCAGGCGCACAGTTTCAAAGGCAGCTGCAACAACCTTGGTGCAGAACGACTGGCCGAGCTGTGCCAGGGAATGGAAGCACGCGGCCGGGCCGGTGAAATCGAAGGGCTGGAACAGGCGCTGGTGTCCGTTCAGGAAGAATTCGCCAAACTGAAAGTCACTTTGAACAGCTTCGCAGGCTGA
- a CDS encoding flagellar hook-length control protein FliK translates to MPGHSQISSLLSFNSEASPVRRRAAPEGEGFRQVFEGTASRASSSDREQASLPERSESREGVKRESASAQREADVRDNRPDEGATSGRAAENEATRTNASQRPEASPSDSGAAGASHEGESDGSTVLSRDDRALLADLSSEDWGALSEDVTALLEQLKSQLDEGSLAPELEKALRQLLADLKDGAPLDQVAESLDAIPVTALPELAARFPGATTLRDAIGRTGAAYLSQLSAMASQRPAAAGASGPDVGLPMAISGDKGAEGLDLKGLLELSVSAGKNGKEAFAQTLQAISEASAQPASRASTSFDGGQSPANALAQLESANRGQPLSPTERGFTVQTDVRVPVGQGQWGQAVGQKVLWMASQKLSSAELRLDPPDLGPMQVRVSANQDQISVTFTSPQAAVREALDQNANRLREMFAEQGLDLVDVNVSDQSGREQADEDGEGRTAGRALNGDADDPEAEVIEQRISDRLVDHYA, encoded by the coding sequence ATGCCAGGTCATTCACAAATCAGCAGTCTGTTGTCTTTCAACTCAGAGGCCTCGCCGGTTCGGCGTCGCGCGGCGCCGGAGGGAGAGGGTTTTCGGCAGGTATTCGAAGGCACAGCCAGTCGTGCCTCCTCGTCGGACCGGGAGCAGGCGTCGCTGCCGGAACGGAGTGAGTCCCGTGAGGGCGTGAAACGCGAATCCGCGAGCGCTCAGCGAGAAGCGGACGTCCGTGATAACCGGCCGGATGAGGGGGCCACTTCCGGACGCGCCGCGGAAAACGAAGCCACCCGGACGAACGCTTCTCAGCGCCCGGAAGCGTCGCCAAGCGATTCCGGAGCGGCCGGTGCCAGCCACGAAGGTGAGTCCGACGGCAGCACTGTGCTGTCCAGAGACGACAGGGCCTTGCTGGCCGATTTGAGCAGCGAAGACTGGGGGGCGTTATCGGAAGATGTGACGGCCCTATTGGAACAGCTCAAGAGCCAGTTGGATGAGGGCAGTCTGGCACCGGAGCTGGAAAAGGCGCTGCGCCAATTGCTGGCGGACCTGAAGGACGGTGCGCCCCTGGATCAGGTGGCTGAGAGTCTGGACGCCATTCCGGTCACGGCACTGCCCGAACTGGCGGCCCGGTTCCCGGGCGCTACGACGCTGCGCGACGCGATCGGTCGCACGGGTGCCGCCTACCTGTCTCAACTGAGCGCCATGGCGAGCCAGCGACCGGCGGCGGCCGGTGCTTCAGGCCCCGACGTCGGGTTGCCAATGGCGATCTCTGGTGACAAAGGCGCGGAGGGGCTGGATCTCAAGGGGCTGCTGGAGTTGAGTGTCTCAGCGGGCAAAAACGGCAAAGAGGCCTTTGCCCAGACCCTGCAAGCGATCTCTGAAGCCTCCGCCCAGCCAGCGTCCAGAGCCAGTACTTCGTTTGATGGCGGTCAGTCACCCGCCAACGCCCTGGCCCAGTTGGAAAGTGCCAACCGCGGCCAACCGCTCTCTCCGACGGAGCGGGGATTCACCGTGCAGACCGATGTCCGGGTCCCGGTGGGGCAGGGGCAGTGGGGGCAGGCCGTTGGGCAGAAAGTGCTCTGGATGGCGTCGCAAAAGCTGTCCAGCGCCGAGCTGCGTCTGGATCCCCCCGATCTGGGTCCCATGCAGGTCCGGGTCAGTGCCAATCAGGATCAGATCAGTGTGACCTTTACCAGTCCTCAGGCGGCGGTGCGGGAAGCTCTGGACCAGAACGCCAACCGTCTGCGGGAAATGTTCGCTGAACAGGGGCTGGACCTGGTGGATGTGAATGTCTCGGATCAGTCCGGTCGGGAGCAGGCAGACGAAGACGGTGAGGGCCGGACGGCGGGCCGGGCCCTGAATGGCGACGCGGATGATCCAGAGGCCGAAGTGATCGAACAGCGTATCAGCGATCGTCTGGTGGACCACTACGCTTGA
- the fliG gene encoding flagellar motor switch protein FliG: protein MADKAPAADKNAPAKPASKLNHVDQAAILLMSLGEADAAEVLRHMGPKEVQRIGGAMAQMKNVQKSDVQAVLSNFLEEVRTLTGLGTDSDAYIRNMLVTALGEDKASGLIDRILLGGNTTGLDTLKWMEPRSVADVIRNEHPQIQAIVVSYLDPDQAAEVLSFLSEKMRLDIMMRVASLDTVQPSALQELNDILEKQFTGSASSQTKAVGGYKTAAEIMNHLDGTIEADLMDSIKELDEDMGNQIQDLMFVFDNLKDVDDRGIQMLLREVSSEVLIVALKGADNELQDKIFSNMSKRAAELLRDDLEVKGPVRLSEVEAAQKEILTIARRMADAGEIVLSNSGEKML, encoded by the coding sequence GTGGCTGATAAAGCGCCTGCAGCGGATAAAAACGCACCTGCCAAACCCGCATCGAAACTGAATCATGTGGATCAGGCGGCCATTCTTCTGATGTCGCTCGGCGAAGCCGATGCGGCGGAAGTGCTTCGCCATATGGGCCCCAAAGAGGTGCAGCGTATCGGTGGTGCCATGGCGCAGATGAAAAACGTCCAGAAAAGTGACGTTCAGGCGGTGTTGAGCAATTTTCTCGAGGAAGTGCGCACCCTCACCGGCTTGGGCACGGACTCCGACGCTTACATCCGCAATATGCTGGTGACCGCCCTCGGTGAAGACAAGGCCAGCGGCCTGATCGATCGAATTCTGTTGGGCGGCAATACCACCGGCCTGGACACCCTCAAGTGGATGGAGCCGCGCTCCGTGGCCGATGTGATCCGCAATGAACACCCTCAGATTCAGGCCATTGTGGTTTCCTATCTCGATCCCGACCAGGCCGCAGAAGTGCTCAGCTTTCTGAGTGAGAAAATGCGTCTGGATATCATGATGCGGGTCGCGTCTCTGGATACCGTACAGCCCAGCGCCCTGCAGGAACTGAACGACATTCTGGAAAAGCAGTTTACCGGTAGTGCCTCCTCGCAGACCAAAGCGGTCGGCGGTTACAAAACGGCGGCGGAAATCATGAACCATCTGGATGGTACTATTGAGGCCGACCTGATGGACTCCATCAAGGAGTTGGATGAGGATATGGGTAACCAGATTCAGGATCTCATGTTCGTCTTCGACAACCTCAAGGATGTGGATGACCGGGGCATTCAGATGTTGCTGCGCGAGGTGTCTTCCGAAGTGCTGATCGTGGCGCTCAAAGGGGCCGATAACGAGCTGCAGGACAAGATTTTCAGCAATATGTCCAAACGTGCGGCCGAGCTGTTGCGCGACGACCTGGAGGTGAAGGGGCCGGTGCGGCTGTCCGAAGTGGAGGCCGCACAGAAAGAAATTCTTACCATTGCCCGGCGTATGGCCGATGCCGGCGAAATTGTGCTCAGCAACAGTGGCGAAAAAATGCTTTAA
- a CDS encoding flagellar basal body-associated FliL family protein, with amino-acid sequence MAEEDDERELTEEEQAEIDRKARRNQKIKLAVLALLLVVLSVGVTLGLLHFLSPDEPVPDGETAEAEPTEPLEPARQQAIYFPLKEKFVINYNVRGRQRFLQTEVNLMLRDNEVVKVLEQHLPRVRNDLIMLFSGQEFEDLQTPEGRELLRQDALRRVQAILEQEMGQPGVEQVLFTSFVMQ; translated from the coding sequence ATGGCCGAAGAAGACGATGAGCGCGAGCTGACCGAAGAAGAACAGGCGGAAATCGATCGCAAGGCCCGACGCAACCAGAAAATCAAACTGGCTGTCCTGGCACTGTTGCTGGTGGTGTTGTCGGTGGGGGTAACCCTGGGACTGCTGCACTTTCTGTCGCCGGATGAGCCGGTGCCGGATGGCGAAACGGCTGAAGCCGAACCGACGGAACCCCTGGAACCAGCGCGTCAGCAGGCGATTTACTTTCCGCTGAAGGAAAAATTTGTCATCAACTACAATGTGCGTGGCCGGCAACGCTTTCTGCAGACCGAAGTGAACCTGATGTTGCGCGATAATGAAGTAGTCAAAGTGCTGGAGCAACACCTGCCCCGGGTTCGCAATGACCTCATTATGCTGTTCAGTGGCCAGGAGTTTGAGGATCTGCAGACGCCAGAGGGCAGAGAGTTGCTGCGTCAGGACGCCCTGCGTCGGGTGCAGGCCATTCTCGAGCAGGAAATGGGGCAACCCGGCGTCGAGCAGGTCCTGTTTACCAGCTTTGTGATGCAGTAA
- the fliF gene encoding flagellar basal-body MS-ring/collar protein FliF has translation MAAADSAVGDDTSSAGRKRPGNDLIEGFSNLNLVRQAGLMVGLAAAVAIGFAVVLWTQGEEYRPLLPGLNPSESPEVVTVLEQAQIPFRIDPGTGGLLVAADDLSAARIQLAQAGIPRDNTTGFELMDQEQPLGTSQFVESTRYHRAMEGELARTISSMNNVRSARVHLAVPKRSVFVRDVREPRASVFLDVNPGRSLDASQVKAITNLVASSVSELNADAVTIVDQHGELLSAKEENTELLMADRQREYTRRVEDGLVQRVNRILEPVLGSENFRAEVSADVDFTATEQAAETFNPDMPAIRSEQIMNESTSGRDQGGIPGALTNQPPGTAEAPEQIDPETGEPVNEDSPREVRERATRNYELDRTISYTRFQQGRVDRLSVAVVVDDKVELDEAGNETRVAWTDAELQRLELLVRDAVGFSAARGDSVNVLNSPFRARSLEEFTTPELPWWQQPWLFPYLKQGAGILVLVLLIFGLLRPVLKSLARTGGRASEEEEARELAALEESGLGGYDGLSDETVTLTGGALGLPGPEESYEQQLNAVKGLVADDPGRVAQVVKSWINRDD, from the coding sequence ATGGCTGCAGCTGATTCCGCCGTCGGCGACGACACCTCAAGCGCCGGTCGCAAACGACCGGGCAATGACCTCATCGAGGGATTCAGTAACCTAAACCTGGTCCGTCAGGCCGGTTTGATGGTGGGGCTGGCGGCGGCCGTGGCCATCGGCTTCGCCGTGGTGCTCTGGACGCAGGGAGAGGAGTATCGTCCCTTGTTACCGGGCTTGAACCCGAGCGAGTCCCCGGAGGTGGTGACCGTGCTGGAGCAGGCTCAGATTCCGTTCCGTATCGATCCGGGCACCGGCGGCCTGCTGGTGGCGGCGGACGACCTCTCGGCCGCCCGCATCCAACTTGCCCAAGCGGGTATTCCCCGGGATAACACCACCGGTTTCGAACTGATGGATCAGGAGCAACCCCTGGGCACCAGCCAATTTGTGGAGAGCACCCGGTATCATCGGGCCATGGAGGGGGAGCTCGCGCGCACGATTTCCAGCATGAACAATGTTCGCAGCGCCCGCGTTCACCTGGCGGTTCCCAAGCGCTCGGTGTTTGTGCGGGATGTACGCGAACCCCGCGCCTCGGTGTTTCTGGATGTAAACCCCGGACGTAGTCTGGACGCCAGTCAGGTCAAGGCGATTACCAATCTGGTGGCCTCCAGTGTGTCCGAACTCAACGCGGACGCCGTGACCATTGTGGATCAGCACGGTGAGTTGCTATCCGCCAAAGAAGAAAACACCGAGTTGCTGATGGCCGACCGCCAGCGCGAATACACCCGCAGGGTGGAAGATGGACTGGTACAGCGGGTCAACCGGATTCTGGAACCCGTACTGGGCAGTGAGAACTTTCGTGCGGAAGTCAGTGCCGATGTGGATTTTACGGCCACAGAGCAAGCGGCGGAGACCTTCAATCCGGACATGCCCGCCATCCGCAGTGAGCAGATCATGAACGAGTCCACCAGCGGACGGGATCAGGGCGGTATTCCCGGCGCCTTGACCAATCAGCCGCCGGGCACCGCTGAAGCGCCGGAGCAGATTGACCCGGAAACCGGAGAGCCGGTCAATGAGGACTCTCCGCGCGAAGTGCGTGAGCGCGCCACCCGCAATTACGAACTGGATCGGACCATCAGCTATACCCGGTTTCAACAGGGACGGGTCGATCGCCTGTCGGTGGCTGTGGTGGTAGACGACAAAGTCGAGCTGGATGAGGCGGGCAACGAAACGCGGGTTGCCTGGACCGACGCGGAGCTGCAGCGTCTGGAGTTGCTGGTGCGCGATGCGGTCGGCTTCTCCGCCGCGCGCGGTGACAGTGTCAATGTACTGAATTCACCGTTTCGGGCACGCAGCCTTGAAGAGTTTACGACACCGGAACTGCCCTGGTGGCAGCAACCCTGGCTGTTTCCTTACCTGAAGCAGGGCGCCGGCATTCTGGTATTGGTGCTGCTGATTTTTGGTCTGCTGCGGCCGGTGCTCAAGAGTCTGGCCCGAACCGGTGGCCGGGCCTCGGAAGAGGAGGAAGCGCGGGAATTGGCCGCGCTGGAAGAGTCCGGACTGGGTGGGTATGATGGCCTGTCGGACGAAACCGTCACTCTGACCGGCGGCGCCCTGGGGCTGCCCGGGCCGGAGGAGAGTTACGAGCAGCAACTGAACGCCGTTAAAGGGCTGGTGGCCGACGACCCGGGGCGGGTTGCCCAGGTGGTGAAAAGTTGGATCAACCGGGACGATTAA
- a CDS encoding ATP-binding SpoIIE family protein phosphatase yields the protein MTDDSPLTILIADDSETDRQILQAIVARDGHRVISARDGREAVTVFERERPDLVLLDALMPNLDGFGAARRIKALAGESLVPIIFLTSLTDTESLVQCLDAGGDDFLSKPYNRVIIQAKIRAFNRMRAMHATILDQRDQISRHNQHLLQEQTVAKQVFDNIAHSGCLDSNNVRYYLSSLAVFNGDILVAGMRPGGSMMVLLGDFTGHGLPAAVGAIPLASTFYGMVSKGFAMSDILREINHKLKTILPVGIFCCATMVDINFRRQRIRVWSGGLPPGYILRQGDEPPQAITSTHLPLGVLGNSAFKDDMETYELAWGDRLYLWSDGIHEARSPEGEMFGEERLNVLFREHRETSPRNDDRLFDEILARVQQFVGRGERDDDLSLVEIRMDRPDNVNAVAAEAARRNRSTLSEWNMNFDILPASFRQFDPMPLLLNILVEVPGLRQHSGTLYTILSELYSNALEHGILGLDSGLKGTPEGFARYYEIRQKRLEEVSEGLIRIHLHHSTTEEGGLLRIAVEDSGPGFDGLEEPGARLVSGQAPGYAGRGLALIEKLCDAVQYPGEGNRVEAVFSWNADD from the coding sequence ATGACCGACGACAGTCCGCTGACCATCCTGATTGCTGACGACTCCGAAACGGACCGCCAGATTCTTCAGGCCATAGTCGCTCGCGATGGCCACCGGGTGATCAGCGCCCGTGACGGACGCGAAGCCGTGACGGTGTTTGAGCGGGAGCGGCCGGACCTGGTATTGCTTGATGCCCTGATGCCCAATCTGGACGGTTTTGGCGCCGCCCGGCGGATCAAGGCCCTCGCGGGCGAGTCGCTGGTGCCGATCATTTTCCTGACCTCATTGACCGATACAGAGTCCCTCGTGCAGTGCCTCGACGCCGGGGGAGACGACTTCCTGTCCAAGCCCTATAACCGCGTCATTATCCAGGCCAAAATCCGGGCATTCAACCGCATGCGGGCCATGCATGCCACCATTCTCGATCAGCGCGATCAGATCAGCCGTCATAACCAGCACCTGCTGCAGGAGCAGACGGTCGCCAAACAGGTGTTCGACAACATCGCTCACAGCGGCTGTCTGGACTCCAACAATGTCCGGTACTACCTGTCTTCACTGGCGGTGTTCAACGGCGACATTCTGGTGGCGGGCATGCGTCCCGGGGGCAGTATGATGGTGCTGCTGGGGGACTTTACCGGCCACGGTCTGCCCGCGGCGGTGGGGGCCATTCCGCTGGCGTCGACGTTTTACGGGATGGTGTCCAAGGGCTTCGCCATGAGCGACATCCTCCGGGAAATCAATCACAAATTGAAGACCATTCTTCCGGTCGGAATTTTCTGCTGTGCCACCATGGTGGACATCAATTTCCGGCGCCAGCGCATTCGGGTCTGGAGCGGCGGTTTGCCTCCCGGCTATATCCTTCGTCAGGGAGATGAGCCTCCGCAGGCGATTACCTCAACGCACCTGCCCCTGGGTGTGTTGGGCAACAGCGCCTTCAAGGACGATATGGAAACCTATGAGCTGGCCTGGGGTGACCGTCTGTATCTCTGGTCCGACGGTATTCATGAAGCCCGAAGTCCCGAGGGCGAAATGTTCGGTGAAGAGCGGTTGAATGTGCTTTTCAGGGAACATCGCGAGACCTCTCCCAGAAATGACGACCGGCTCTTTGACGAAATTCTGGCCAGGGTCCAGCAGTTTGTGGGCCGGGGCGAACGCGATGACGATCTGTCGCTGGTAGAGATCCGGATGGACCGGCCGGATAACGTCAATGCGGTCGCCGCCGAGGCGGCGCGACGCAACCGCTCCACCTTGTCCGAGTGGAACATGAACTTCGATATTCTGCCAGCGAGCTTTCGTCAGTTTGATCCGATGCCGCTGTTGTTGAATATCCTGGTGGAGGTGCCCGGTCTGCGGCAGCATAGCGGAACGCTGTATACCATTTTGTCCGAGCTGTATTCCAATGCCCTGGAACACGGGATCCTGGGATTGGACTCGGGGTTGAAGGGTACACCGGAGGGGTTTGCCCGCTATTATGAGATCCGGCAAAAACGCCTTGAAGAGGTCAGTGAGGGATTGATTCGCATCCATCTTCATCACAGCACCACAGAAGAGGGCGGCCTGCTGCGGATCGCCGTGGAAGATAGTGGTCCGGGGTTTGACGGTCTCGAGGAACCCGGTGCCCGTTTGGTCTCGGGACAGGCGCCGGGTTATGCCGGCCGGGGCCTCGCGCTGATTGAAAAACTGTGCGATGCTGTTCAGTATCCGGGTGAAGGTAACCGGGTCGAAGCGGTGTTTTCGTGGAATGCGGATGACTGA
- the fliJ gene encoding flagellar export protein FliJ, producing the protein MAEQRSERLKVVLMVAEREEQAAAARLGEARQQLEQEEGQLAQLREYQAQYLADYRERRRGVDARSLMSYSGFLQRLGEALGGQEQKLAQVRHHLDQCRRQWQEKYHRRRSLEDMIERMQREENGALEQRQQRELDDLAAQRMGRTGPTRKR; encoded by the coding sequence ATGGCGGAACAACGCTCGGAACGACTCAAAGTGGTTCTGATGGTGGCGGAGCGTGAGGAGCAGGCCGCCGCCGCCCGGCTCGGGGAAGCCAGGCAGCAGCTTGAGCAGGAAGAGGGTCAGTTGGCCCAGTTGCGGGAGTATCAGGCACAGTATCTGGCGGACTATCGCGAGCGGCGCCGGGGCGTCGATGCCCGCTCCCTGATGAGCTACAGTGGTTTTTTGCAGCGTCTGGGGGAGGCTCTGGGCGGGCAGGAGCAGAAACTGGCCCAGGTGCGCCATCACCTGGACCAGTGCAGACGACAGTGGCAGGAAAAGTACCACCGCCGCCGCTCGCTGGAAGACATGATTGAACGAATGCAGCGCGAGGAAAATGGCGCCCTTGAGCAGCGCCAGCAGCGCGAACTGGACGATCTGGCCGCCCAGCGTATGGGCCGGACGGGTCCGACCCGAAAACGCTGA